A window of Flavobacterium psychrophilum genomic DNA:
ACACAAAATAATATAACCATGGCAAGTAAGTTTACACTTAATTATTCAGGGGACAAAGAACAGCTTTTATCGAAACTTAAAAACGCCGTAGGCGACAAAGGTTCGCTTAGCGGAGACAGCCAGCTGGGTAACTTTAAAGGTAGCACCCCTCTTGGAAGCATAGAAGGATCGTACAGCATAGAAGGTGATACTATTACTGTAAATATTAGCGATAAGCCTTTTTTACTTTCTACAGGTACGATACAAAGCGAGTTTGAAAAAGCGCTTAAAAAAGCCTAACCATGCGAAAGCTTTTATCTTTACTATTCATCTTATTCGGGCTTTCTGTGTATGCACAGCCAAAACTGGAACTTACGCCACGCGGCTTTGATCCTGTTGAAGTTACCATACCAAGCATACCGCCCGAAAAATTTATAGAACTTTCTAAATCCTGGACTACAGAGTACAACCGAAGGCTAAAAGGTGCAGATGTTACCAACGTTACAGATAGTAGCTTAACTATCAGCGCTTTTAAAAAAAATGCCTTCTTTTTCAGGAACAGGGGCGAAATGTTCGAGTATACTATTAATTACAGTATGAAGATTACTTTTAGTAACCAATCGTATACGCTTCAGTTTATAGTGAATGATATTTACACTGACGATGATACGCTGGTTAAATACAAACTGCCTGACTATTTTAATTCGTCGGGAGAACTCAAAGAGGGCTATGCCGACCTTAAGCCGTCGTTAGAAAGAACGGTAAATAGCATTGTGGCATCTCACTATAATTTTATAGCGAATTTCAAATAAAACATCAACTAAAAAAAATATAGCTATGGCACCAGGAACAGACGATCCAAAAGATCTTGGAAATAAAAAAATGAATAATCAGGAAAAGCCAAGCAATAAAAACGAAGGTTTTAGCGGCGATAACCTCCCTAAAAATTACGACCCAAGCAAAGGCAAACTTAAACCTGAACAGGATACAGATACCGATGGCGATACCGAAACCGTACAACGCGCACGCGATGTAGATGAGAAAAAAGCATCCTCTGTAAGCGATAGCGATAACACAGTACGTGATGATGGAAAAGTAGTAAATAAAAGCAGAGGCACTGCAAGTGAAGCCGAAGACAAAGAAACGGTTGAAAACCGCGATTTCAATTCGGATACGGATGAAGAACGCTATCAGGGGTCACATCCTGATAATAAGAAACATAGGGGCAACATTGATCCCGGAAAATAAATTACCTATTCTCAGTTTCGTCATTGCGGGAAACAAAGCAATCCGGAACTTAAATAATAAAAGTTATAAAAGCCACGAATTACACGAATCTCACTACCTCAAGTTGTGAAAAATTGGTATAATTCGTGGCTTTTAATTTACTCTATCTTATTTGTAAACTGCACATTGGCATGCAGCTTAATATCTTCACCTAATACAAGTCCGCCTGCTTCGGTAACGTCAGAGGCATGAATATCAAAATCATTACGGTTTATGGTTCCGGTAATTTCAAAGCCGGCACGCTCAATACCAAATCCGTCTTTAGCTTCTCCGCCAAATAACACATCAAGTGCAATACTTTTTGTTTTGCCTTTGATGGTGATATCTCCGGTGAGGAGATGCTTGTCTCCCTCTACCTGAACAAATGAAGTCGATTTAAAATGTATCTGCGGATAAAGGTCGGCACTAAAAAAATCATCCGATTTTAAATGCTCGTCCCTCTCAATATTATTGGTGTCTATACTGTAAACATCGATATTTATATCAAAAGAAGCATCGTTAAAACTGTCATGCTCTTTTGTTTCTAATGTTCCCGAAAATATATTAAACGATCCTGTAATGTTAGAAATTACAAGGTGCCTTATTTTAAAATGTACTTCTGAGTGTGCTAGATCCAGTACCCATTTGTTTGTAGCCATAATGTGCAATTAAATTAGTGAATGCTTAAAGTTACACATTAAAAGTGTTTTTGAAAAAACTTTTACGCGTAATCCCCTGTTAAACGGATACTAATTTAATTACAGTTACTACGCTGAACATAAAATGCTCCGTGAATTCTTTGTTAAACTTTAACTGCGTGATACTTACACCTTATTTAAAAACCCGCATAACCACTGCCTATTGCGCTGACTGTTAAAGGTTTTTATAACGTTTTAGCTAAAAAGTAACGTTAATTAGCGTACGCTCCCCTTACTATACTGCCGAACTTTGTAATATAACCTTTTAAAAACAAATTATCATGGCATCATCAAACCAAACACCGGCACCAAAAGTATCAAGTAAGGCTACAATAGGCGATAACGTTGAGCCAAAAGATTCTAACTTAAAGAAAACTATGGCTGAGGCCGAAAAAGGTGCGGCTAAAAAAACTACTGCTACCAAAACACCTCAGAAGATTCAGGAAGGTAAAACAGCAGAAAAAAAACGTGAATATTAACAACCAAACTATAACGTCATGCAAACAAACAATAACGACAACCGTGATTGGAACAATAACGGCCGTCACGACAGAAACGAAAACACTGGTAATCTGGGCAACGAATCACGCGACATGAGCAGCCGTGGTAACGAAGACTGGGATAATGACATGAACCGGGGAACTTCTTCACCGGGACGCAGAAATGAGTCACAAAATATGAGAAGTGACAACGACGATTTTAACGATTCGGGAATGGATCGCGACAATAGGTCGAGAGACGAAAGAAACAATGAAGATTCCCGCAATATGGATTCTAGAACCTTTAATGAGGATGAAGAAAACTGGGAAGAGGAAAAAAGAATGGGTAACGCAACATCATATAACCGCGGCACCCAAAATAACGACTGGAACGAAAACGACCAGATGCAGCGCAGCCCGGGCAAATCGGGTAGCGAAGACCAAAGAGATGCTTCTTCAGGCAGCTATTACAGCGACAGAGAAGAAGAAAGAAGACGTGGAGACGACAGTAGCCGTAGTAACAACGGCGACGACTTTTAAATAGAATAGTTTTGAGTTATGAATTAGAGGTACGAATCGCGTAAATGGTTCCGAACCTAATTCGAAAAGGGCAGTCTAAATTATTAGACTGCCCTTTGTATTTTTAAACCCTTCTGTGATCGGGCTTCCAGTTTTCTATAGATTTCTTTATGGCATCTGCCGAAAGTTCCTCGTTAATGGCTTTCTTTATCAGGAATAGTAACTGATCATCCTGTGCGAATCGCAGGGCAAATAACTGGCCTTCGCTTAACATACCTTCATACATTTCAAGGCGTTCGCCTGTAGTGGCAAAAAAGCGGTAGCGAAGCTCCAGCAATACGATCCTGTTTTGCAGCGTTAGCGCATAATGCTGGCGCAGCATAAAACTGAGCATGGTTATAGCAACAAAAGCTGCTGCAATAAACGACCAGATTACATAATCATCATCCGTCCAGGCAAAGTAAGCCGAAGCTATAATTAATACGAGCATTACAGGATAAAACACGAAGTGATGCGGTGTGTAAAAACGTATGTGGTTTTTATAGCTTTGTTCTGCCATGAGGTTTGTTTATTTTGTTTCTTTTAAGAAAATCGGCAATTATGGTAGCCATTTCCATTTGTTTTGATGTATCGGTGAGATAGTTCCTGTCAATATCGTCGCTAAGGTAACCTAATTGTACCATAAATACTATAAAATCTGATTACAACCTCTTGCCTTCTGCACTGGCTTTTAACAGCTTTTCAAAACGGGACTGCCTTGTCTTTTCCTGTTTGGCAGATACAATCAAATGGATTACCGTTTTCTTGTAGTAAGGCGCCTGTTTATTAAAAAACTCCCAGGCCGCTGCGTTGGCTTTAAATTCATTTTCCATTTCAGCGGGCAGTACGGCGTCTTCTGTACGTTCATGCGAATATACCCTAGATTTACTTTCTGTACGTTTTTCGTAAGCTTCAAGACCGGCAGGCTCGACAAGCTTCTTTGCGATAAGGTTTTCCATCTTATCGATGTTTATGGCACTCCAGATACTCGAAGCCTTTCTAGGCGTGAAACGTATAGTATAGCTATCTGTATTTAAAGATTTACGTATGCCGTCTATCCAGCCGTAACACAACGCCTGATCTACCGACTCCGGCCATGTCATAGTAGGCTTACCACTGCCCACTTTGTAGAAACCAACAAGCAATTCAGTTTCCGTTGTGTGATGTTTATCCAGCCATTGCCGGAAATCGTCTTGCGTTTCAAAAAAATGAGGTTTCATACAGCAAATAAATTACGAAAGCAGCAACGGCAACAGTTGCGCTATGTTTTCTGCTTCCTTAAAATTTTCGTGTACGATAGTGTGGTCTATCTGTTCGTGCAGCCATGTAGTGTGAAACGGAATATGGCATGCATGCCCTCCTATTTCCAGTACAGGCAATACATCTGATTTTAGCGAGTTACCTATCATCAAAAATTCCGATGGTTCAATCTCGAGTCTTTTCAGCATCTTTTCATAGTCTATCTTTTGCTTGTCTGACATTACCTCAATATGGTGAAAGTAATGTCCTAAGCCTGAATCATGTAGTTTTCTGTGCTGATCTTTTAAATCACCTTTGGTAGCAACCACGAGTTTGTATTTGCCGTGCAGGACTTTCAGGGCTTCTTCCACGCCATCAAGCAGTTCTACAGGCTTTTCCAGCATATCTTTACCGTATTCTATAATTTTGCCTATAGCGGCAACACTAATAGTGTTTTCAGAGATATGCAGGGCTGCCTCGATCATGCTTAAAATATAGGCTTTAATACCGTAGCCATAAACATCAAGATTATCAATCTCAATCTTAAAAAGTTCTTTAGCAAGGCTGTGTGCCGGGAGGTAATCTCTCATGAGCTCGTAGAATTTCTTTTCGGTTTCCTGAAAAAACGGCTCGTTTACCCAAAGGGTATCATCGGCATCAAAAGCAATAACTTTAATATTCATGTAATGGCAATTTTCTTCAAAGTTAAAAGAAACAGATTGATTTTGCAGCGTTAATTATGCCGAATAGCTTAAGCCAGTTTCATATGCAATAGCGGAAAAGGCTTACCCATACCATCTGTTTCTGACCTTCCTATTACTACAAAGCCCATTTTTTGATAAAACGATAGGGCATGCAAATTTTGCTCGTTTACATCTACGGTAACAGCATGTCTTTCTTCGATAGCAAACTGCAATAGGTGGCTGCCTATTCCGCATCCGCGGAAATCAGGATGTATAAAAAGCATTTCGACAGATCCTTCCCCAAGTCCGATAAATCCGGCGATGCGGGTTTCGATCCTTATACAGTACAGGTCTACCGCCTTTAAATATTCATTTAAAATAAGCGGACGAAAAAACTGAATGTCTTCTTCTTTCAAAAAGTCGTGGGTTGCCCTTACCGAAGCTTCCCAGACATCAGTTATTTCAATAAAATCTGCTGTAGAGGGAATCTCTATTACATACGCTTTCATAATGAATAGGCATACTGCTTAGTCTAACTGCACCTGTTCTCTGGATACCTGTGTAGAGTGCGCTGCAATTACCTGCCAGTTGCCGCCGTTGTTTTTCCATACCCTTGTAAAACGGTAAAAACCAACTTCGGTACTGCCATAGAATGAGCCGCTTATATCCAGTAAAACCGACACAATAGCAACATCGCCATCTACTTTGATCTTTTGTTCTGAAGATTCAATAGTAAATATCTCGATGTTACCCGAACTATGTGCCTCTACGTCATCCTGCTTGGTAAGCAGCTGCCCGGTGTGCGAGGTAAATATAAGGTCGTCTGCAATAAGTGCATCAAGTTCCTGCACATTGCTTGTTTTCATAGCTTCAAGAAGCCTTGCTTCCGCTGTTTGAATTTGCTGGGTCTCCATAGGGGTTATTTGGGTTGAATCATGTTAAACAATCCTGGATAGTGGGTTACAAAACCATCATCATCTACCTGTATATCGGCAGTAAAACTACCATCATTATTTTCAAAGCGATAGGTATGGTTGTCAAGGCGCTCGTAACGCTGGTTTTCTTTACGGATTTCGTTGGCTATAATATCTATATATACGAGGTCGAATCCTGCTGCATCCGTATCAGACAGTTTAAGCCAGTTAACGGGTAGCGAATTGGTAAAAGGCGACAGCGAAATATCTATGAACGTACAACCCGAAAATTCGGGAAGTGCTTTACCTGAGAGGTCGCTCCATTCACCCTCTTCATCGCAAAAAAGATGATAGCTGTGCTGGGTATCACGCAGGTGAAAATTAATCTCAAATTCCTGAACATTCCATGACAGTCCGAGCTTTAGGGTATAGTCGGCATAAACAGGCATACCCTGTGCCCAGCCTTCAATTTCCGATCGCACCATAATGGCATCCGCCAGATAATTCACTGCACAATGCTCATCGGTATCGTTCAGCAGGCCATCCCATAAAATACTCTTTTGCATAACAGGAATTTTACTGCAATTTAGTTAAAAAACCAATCGGTATTCACTACGTTTTGTTAAAGAGGGGTTATATTTTACAACATAAAAAATACCCGCATATTACTATAACGGGCATTTTTTATAACGATAAGAAAAGCATGACAAACTTATTATTGTCTCATTTTTAGAAACCCTATTTTCTTGCCATAATTATTAACCAGCGTACCACCAGATGCTATATAAATATTATTATAGTCTGTATCTGTCAGCATCATTTTATATCCCGGTTTGTTTGACTGCGAAAGGCTCCCCACCAGATATACCCTATCATTATCAACCTCAACAAGGTTTCCTTTTGCCGTAACGTAAAATTTACCGTTTGGTTTAGAAACAAAGTACGCTTCTGACACCACATTTTTATCGTGCATTGCACTTTGCGCTATTTGTTGTGAACGGTTCATTTGTTTTATAGAAGCTACAGGCTGTTGCGGTATAGCCACAACAGGTGCCTTAACCGTTACCGGTACAACAGCTGATTTATATTCTGCCACGGCAGGCTGTTGTTTACCTCCTGCTTTCCCCCACCCTGCTGCAATTGCACTTAGGCGATTGCCTTTCGGCGGATGTGTATGCGAACCTTTTACCGAAGCAATCGCCGACATTGCCGCCTGCGCATCGGTTAGTGAAGCTCCCATTTTTTGAAGCACAAAACCTGAAAACTCATCGGCTTCCAGTTCAGTTGCGGGTTTACTGCTTTCGTTATCAAGAGTGTGCCCACTTAGGTGATGCCCAATTTCATGTGCCAGTATACTAACCGCCGCCCAGTTATTGCCTGTTGCCGATATGATATTATTCATAAACTTTGGGTTGTACAGTATATACCGCTTACCCTTTTTAACCACCGCAGCAGCAGTGGGTACATTGGCAGCGCGAAGCTCAAAATTGGCGCGAAGCCCAATGACTGACATAACATCTTCTACTACTTTTTCGGCAGTAGGGCTTGCAGCGTTCATGTTGATAACGCTGGCGGTAGTTTCGCCATAATAGTTGCACATAGCGGTATATTTCTCTGAAGCAAATGTTTTTTGTGCCGATGCCGGCAGCACATAGCCAAATATGGCTACAACAATACAGATACGGATACTTTTCATAAAATAATTAAGGGTATAAAGCTGTATCAACACAACCTTATACCCTTAACGCAAACGCCCTGCCAAATAGTACATTACAATTATCGCAGAACGTGTTAAATATTTTCTTTAACGCTTCGCTTACTTCTTTACCAAAAAGTTTGCTGCAATACATCCTAATAATACTATAACACTCAGTATAAGTATTATTTTAC
This region includes:
- a CDS encoding bacteriocin-protection protein — its product is MKPHFFETQDDFRQWLDKHHTTETELLVGFYKVGSGKPTMTWPESVDQALCYGWIDGIRKSLNTDSYTIRFTPRKASSIWSAINIDKMENLIAKKLVEPAGLEAYEKRTESKSRVYSHERTEDAVLPAEMENEFKANAAAWEFFNKQAPYYKKTVIHLIVSAKQEKTRQSRFEKLLKASAEGKRL
- a CDS encoding HAD family hydrolase — protein: MNIKVIAFDADDTLWVNEPFFQETEKKFYELMRDYLPAHSLAKELFKIEIDNLDVYGYGIKAYILSMIEAALHISENTISVAAIGKIIEYGKDMLEKPVELLDGVEEALKVLHGKYKLVVATKGDLKDQHRKLHDSGLGHYFHHIEVMSDKQKIDYEKMLKRLEIEPSEFLMIGNSLKSDVLPVLEIGGHACHIPFHTTWLHEQIDHTIVHENFKEAENIAQLLPLLLS